In bacterium, a single window of DNA contains:
- a CDS encoding glutathione S-transferase family protein encodes MLTIYHSKQSRSMRVVWLCEELGIDYSISPLAMFTPEMKTRDYLAIHPLGKVPAIDDDGFVLWETTAIFEYLATKHGGDSLVPPRGTREGALVSQWMAYGENPLTIIMGEVAAHGGPMPEEMRIPALVDRGKELAPSLVGVVERALEGRDFIVGDTFSAADIMIQFGLNIAGYLGFVSEATPNCRAYCERIAARPAYQKAGTV; translated from the coding sequence ATGCTGACGATTTACCACTCGAAACAGTCGCGTTCGATGCGCGTCGTCTGGCTCTGCGAGGAGCTCGGGATCGACTACTCGATTTCACCGCTGGCGATGTTCACGCCGGAGATGAAGACCCGCGACTATCTGGCGATCCATCCCCTCGGCAAGGTCCCGGCGATCGACGACGACGGGTTCGTGCTCTGGGAGACGACCGCGATCTTCGAGTACCTCGCGACGAAGCACGGCGGCGATTCCCTGGTCCCGCCGCGGGGCACTCGCGAGGGCGCCCTCGTCTCCCAGTGGATGGCCTACGGCGAGAACCCGCTCACCATCATCATGGGCGAGGTCGCGGCGCACGGCGGGCCGATGCCCGAAGAGATGCGGATCCCCGCCCTCGTGGATCGGGGCAAGGAACTCGCGCCGTCGTTGGTCGGCGTCGTCGAGCGCGCTCTCGAAGGCCGTGACTTCATCGTCGGCGACACTTTCAGCGCCGCCGACATCATGATCCAGTTCGGTCTGAACATCGCGGGCTATCTCGGCTTCGTCTCGGAGGCGACGCCGAACTGCCGGGCCTACTGCGAGCGGATCGCGGCGCGCCCCGCGTACCAGAAGGCGGGGACCGTCTAA
- a CDS encoding SDR family NAD(P)-dependent oxidoreductase, which translates to MGRCEGRVAFVTGASRGIGKAIGMRLASEGASVVLNASRMGAHGDLPGTLESAAADLQEAGFKAAAIAGDLADPAAREGLIDRASDFFGPVDILVNNAAAGLMKLPSQTTNEDRSFMFELNVNAPVDLAQQAIPGMMEKGGGWILNIGSATSSNPELPYRDSKTSAWIIGAYGATKAALDRYTEALAHEMQEHEIFVNCMMPTSIVLTSGADYVRDIARANPDWVEPVEMMAEGALELCSGRHVGRVLTSREIVHGTARKVHSLDGKTVLGDAFLLADPESTF; encoded by the coding sequence ATGGGACGATGTGAAGGGCGAGTGGCGTTCGTGACGGGGGCGAGCCGCGGAATCGGCAAGGCGATCGGCATGCGTCTGGCGAGTGAGGGCGCGTCCGTCGTGCTCAACGCCTCCCGCATGGGCGCCCACGGCGATCTGCCGGGGACCCTCGAGAGCGCGGCCGCCGATCTCCAGGAGGCGGGCTTCAAGGCCGCGGCGATCGCCGGCGACCTCGCCGATCCCGCCGCCCGGGAGGGATTGATCGATCGCGCGAGCGACTTCTTCGGTCCGGTCGACATCCTCGTGAACAACGCGGCGGCCGGCTTGATGAAGCTTCCGAGCCAGACGACCAACGAGGACCGGAGCTTCATGTTCGAGCTGAACGTGAACGCGCCCGTCGACCTGGCCCAGCAGGCGATTCCCGGCATGATGGAGAAGGGCGGCGGCTGGATCCTCAACATCGGGAGCGCCACCTCGTCGAATCCGGAGCTCCCCTACCGCGACTCGAAGACGTCCGCCTGGATCATCGGCGCCTACGGCGCGACCAAGGCCGCCCTGGACCGCTACACCGAAGCCCTCGCGCACGAGATGCAGGAGCACGAGATCTTCGTGAACTGCATGATGCCGACTTCGATCGTGCTGACGAGCGGGGCGGACTACGTACGCGACATCGCGCGCGCCAACCCCGACTGGGTCGAGCCCGTCGAGATGATGGCCGAGGGCGCGCTCGAGCTCTGCTCGGGCCGCCACGTCGGCCGCGTCCTGACCAGTCGCGAGATCGTCCACGGCACGGCGCGCAAGGTCCACAGCCTGGACGGCAAGACGGTGCTCGGCGACGCGTTCCTGCTCGCGGATCCGGAGTCGACCTTCTGA
- a CDS encoding TetR/AcrR family transcriptional regulator, with the protein MPGRTRRPQQRSAETRQRLVDAACHEFALHGFSGASTRAIARRADVAQSAIPFHFTTKEALWKAAAESLMGTISERLMTRAQGLDGVDVRTRVRLLVTEFVRFNATHPHFHRFMLQEGKTSSERLVWLVDHYIRGFMEVSMSGFRELEADGVELPAPPEELMYMLIGAATTRYTLAPEFEMITSKDVFAKEAIDAHAEAVVRLFFPQLAADAPATETRP; encoded by the coding sequence ATGCCTGGACGGACCCGACGACCCCAACAGCGCAGCGCCGAGACCCGCCAGCGGCTCGTCGACGCGGCCTGCCACGAATTCGCTCTCCACGGCTTCTCGGGCGCTTCGACGCGCGCGATCGCCCGGCGCGCGGACGTCGCCCAATCCGCGATCCCGTTCCACTTCACGACCAAGGAGGCGCTCTGGAAGGCCGCCGCCGAATCGTTGATGGGCACGATCAGCGAGCGGCTCATGACCCGGGCGCAGGGACTCGACGGCGTCGACGTCCGGACCCGGGTCCGACTCCTGGTGACGGAGTTCGTCCGCTTCAACGCGACCCATCCCCACTTCCACCGATTCATGCTCCAGGAAGGCAAGACCTCGAGCGAACGCCTCGTCTGGCTGGTCGACCACTACATCCGCGGCTTCATGGAGGTCTCGATGAGCGGATTCCGTGAGCTCGAAGCGGACGGCGTCGAGCTGCCCGCACCACCCGAGGAGCTCATGTACATGCTGATCGGTGCGGCGACGACGCGGTACACCCTCGCCCCCGAGTTCGAGATGATCACGTCGAAGGACGTCTTCGCGAAGGAGGCGATCGACGCCCACGCCGAAGCCGTCGTCCGCCTCTTCTTCCCGCAGCTGGCGGCCGATGCGCCGGCGACGGAGACCCGCCCGTGA
- a CDS encoding sulfotransferase family protein: MQMLEAGGVPILADDLRAPDEDNPKGYYELEAVKGLAEDASFLDEAVGRAVKVVAPLVGKLPVGHAYRIVFMERDLEEVLASQEAMMERRGTVDDASGPAMAIAFRGLLEKVTGELVSRSDVEIRFFSHAMLLRLPDLVAARIAEFVGGIDPARVPAMAACVAPGLHRRRAR, from the coding sequence ATGCAGATGCTCGAGGCGGGCGGCGTTCCGATCCTGGCGGACGACCTACGCGCCCCGGACGAGGACAATCCGAAGGGCTACTACGAGCTCGAAGCGGTGAAGGGACTCGCGGAAGACGCGTCCTTCCTCGACGAAGCCGTCGGTCGAGCGGTCAAGGTCGTGGCCCCCCTCGTCGGGAAGCTGCCGGTCGGGCACGCGTACCGGATCGTCTTCATGGAGCGGGATCTCGAGGAGGTGCTCGCTTCGCAGGAGGCGATGATGGAGCGCCGCGGCACCGTCGACGACGCTTCGGGTCCCGCGATGGCGATCGCCTTTCGAGGCCTGCTCGAGAAGGTCACCGGCGAGCTCGTGTCGCGCTCCGACGTCGAGATCCGATTCTTCTCGCACGCCATGCTGCTGCGGCTACCGGATCTCGTGGCCGCGCGGATCGCGGAGTTCGTCGGTGGGATCGATCCCGCGCGGGTCCCCGCCATGGCGGCCTGCGTCGCCCCCGGGCTCCACCGCCGCCGCGCCCGTTAG
- a CDS encoding Crp/Fnr family transcriptional regulator has protein sequence MPPIGREELLSLLRSSDLLGQIPGHEIDALAGRVRRVQCPRGKIIFMKRDEGTDVMFVAKGRVKIVSTSPTGTEVIHNIIEAGQVFGEMALLDGLPRSADAIAAVDSEIVELARQDFLDVLRRNPETAIKMMAILCGRIRQSTSFVEDAVLLDSGTRLLHRLKTLNDQYGHQNDDGSLRIEHKLSQQEIGESVGMTRVSVNRILSGWGTDGLIEHGRGYVVVYDLEKLERAVTSERA, from the coding sequence ATGCCGCCGATCGGACGCGAAGAGCTTCTCAGCCTGCTTCGGAGTTCGGACCTGCTCGGCCAGATCCCCGGGCACGAGATCGATGCCCTCGCCGGACGCGTTCGCCGCGTCCAGTGCCCGCGCGGCAAGATCATCTTCATGAAGCGCGACGAAGGGACCGACGTCATGTTCGTCGCGAAGGGTCGCGTCAAGATCGTCTCGACCTCGCCCACCGGAACCGAGGTGATCCACAACATCATCGAGGCCGGCCAGGTCTTCGGTGAGATGGCGCTCCTCGACGGCCTCCCGCGCTCCGCCGACGCGATCGCCGCGGTCGACTCGGAGATCGTCGAGCTCGCGCGGCAGGACTTCCTCGACGTCCTGCGCCGCAATCCCGAGACCGCGATCAAGATGATGGCGATCCTGTGCGGCCGCATTCGCCAGTCGACGTCCTTCGTCGAGGATGCCGTCCTGCTCGACTCCGGGACGCGGCTCCTCCACCGACTGAAGACGCTCAACGACCAGTACGGCCACCAGAACGACGACGGCTCGCTCCGGATCGAGCACAAGCTCTCGCAACAGGAGATCGGCGAGAGCGTGGGCATGACCCGCGTGAGCGTGAACCGGATCCTGAGCGGCTGGGGCACCGACGGCCTGATCGAGCACGGACGCGGCTACGTCGTGGTCTACGACCTCGAGAAGCTCGAGCGGGCGGTGACGTCGGAGCGAGCCTGA
- a CDS encoding aromatic ring-hydroxylating dioxygenase subunit alpha, whose translation MSNPDPTRLQSARYTSEDWAALERERLWPRTWQIACTEDCVPEPGDHWLYEIGDVSIVVVRGGDARIRAFLNACPHRGNALVRGHGRGLDRIRCAYHHWCFGLDGRLESVSAQGEAAARGGAPTRATGGAGVGLVDVQVGVWGGFVFVNPDPEAEPLERWLEGLPDELAWVEMARFGCDRFMTIELDCNWKVAVDAFIETYHLHAVHPQMLAIADDVHTPITLYDKHTKFVQPYGVPSPRRGGDVGDQELWESFASNLGHRMGIPFAEQMKPGPAPTVPDGQTMRDVLVGRIRAHLSTLGSLYDDLDDHHVIDDFHYHVFPNAVFNVFAGWYGLIRTRPGPTPNTCFLDMWNFDLRRADDPDAHPRPEDVVLPRDEWPALGPVLMQDLELLGQVQKGLRQPGLHEIRLTPAESRIGRMHTILDRFLDPPEALRLPAKPD comes from the coding sequence GTGTCGAATCCGGATCCCACACGCCTGCAGAGCGCCCGCTACACCTCGGAAGACTGGGCCGCCCTCGAACGGGAGCGACTCTGGCCGCGAACGTGGCAGATCGCCTGCACCGAGGACTGCGTTCCCGAGCCGGGCGACCACTGGCTGTACGAGATCGGCGACGTGTCGATCGTGGTGGTGCGGGGAGGGGACGCGCGGATCCGTGCCTTCCTGAACGCCTGCCCGCACCGGGGCAATGCCCTGGTCCGTGGACACGGCCGCGGCCTCGACCGGATCCGATGCGCCTACCACCACTGGTGCTTCGGGCTCGACGGGCGCCTCGAATCGGTCTCAGCCCAGGGCGAGGCGGCAGCGAGGGGAGGCGCCCCGACGCGCGCGACGGGCGGCGCCGGAGTTGGCCTCGTCGATGTCCAGGTCGGCGTCTGGGGCGGATTCGTCTTCGTGAACCCGGACCCGGAAGCCGAGCCGCTGGAGCGCTGGCTCGAGGGCCTTCCCGACGAGCTCGCCTGGGTCGAGATGGCGCGGTTCGGCTGCGACCGTTTCATGACGATCGAGCTCGACTGCAACTGGAAGGTCGCCGTCGACGCCTTCATCGAGACCTACCATCTGCACGCGGTCCACCCGCAGATGCTCGCGATCGCGGACGACGTACACACGCCGATCACCCTCTACGACAAACACACGAAGTTCGTGCAGCCCTACGGCGTTCCGAGTCCGCGACGCGGCGGAGACGTCGGCGACCAGGAGCTGTGGGAGAGCTTCGCGTCCAACCTCGGACACCGGATGGGGATCCCCTTCGCCGAGCAGATGAAGCCGGGGCCCGCGCCGACGGTGCCGGATGGCCAGACCATGCGGGACGTGCTGGTCGGCCGGATCCGCGCCCATCTGTCGACGCTCGGATCGCTCTACGACGACCTCGACGATCACCACGTGATCGACGACTTCCACTACCACGTCTTCCCGAACGCGGTCTTCAACGTGTTCGCGGGCTGGTACGGGTTGATCCGCACGCGCCCCGGGCCGACGCCGAACACGTGCTTCCTCGACATGTGGAACTTCGACCTGCGCCGCGCCGACGACCCGGACGCGCACCCCCGCCCGGAAGACGTCGTGCTCCCGCGCGACGAATGGCCCGCCCTGGGTCCCGTCCTGATGCAGGACCTCGAGCTTCTGGGCCAGGTTCAGAAGGGGCTCCGCCAGCCGGGCCTCCACGAAATCCGCCTGACCCCCGCCGAATCCCGGATCGGCCGGATGCACACCATCCTCGACCGCTTCCTCGACCCGCCCGAAGCCCTCCGCCTCCCGGCGAAGCCCGACTGA
- a CDS encoding Zn-dependent alcohol dehydrogenase, whose product MKAAVLRELNAPLSIEEVDIDKPGPNEVLTRTAASGICHSDLHIITGDMGMMLPCVLGHEPAGVVEAVGENVTDFEPGDHVIGCLNAWCGSCNYCLTGRPHLCLPPQMLARLDGTSRLTQNGEPIVQFALSSFAENMLTHERALVKIRDDMPLDRAALIGCGVTTGIGAALRTAKVEPGATTAVIGLGGVGLSALQGCRIAGAGRIIAIDTMDWKLELARDLGATDAVNAADKDAVGEVLEMTGGGVDYAFECIGLQPTIKQAVGMIAKGGAAVLVGVLPTDQEVPINASDLTLQEKRILGSFMGSNAFRRDMPQYVDYYLDGRLRLDEMISKRIPLDEINPAFDAMRAGEVARSVIVFD is encoded by the coding sequence ATGAAGGCCGCCGTCCTCCGTGAACTGAACGCCCCGCTCTCGATCGAAGAGGTCGACATCGACAAGCCCGGCCCGAACGAGGTCCTGACCCGGACCGCCGCCTCGGGCATCTGCCACAGCGATCTCCACATCATCACCGGCGACATGGGCATGATGCTGCCTTGCGTCCTCGGCCACGAGCCGGCCGGCGTCGTCGAAGCCGTCGGCGAGAACGTCACGGACTTCGAGCCCGGCGATCACGTGATCGGGTGCCTGAACGCCTGGTGCGGCAGCTGCAACTACTGCCTGACAGGCCGCCCCCATCTCTGCCTGCCCCCGCAGATGCTCGCGCGCCTCGACGGCACGTCGCGACTCACCCAGAACGGGGAGCCGATCGTCCAGTTCGCGCTGTCGTCGTTCGCCGAGAACATGCTGACCCACGAGCGGGCGCTCGTGAAGATCCGCGACGACATGCCCCTCGATCGCGCGGCCCTGATCGGCTGCGGCGTGACGACGGGGATCGGCGCCGCGCTGCGAACCGCGAAGGTCGAGCCCGGTGCGACGACCGCCGTCATCGGCCTCGGCGGCGTCGGCCTCTCCGCGCTCCAGGGCTGCCGGATCGCCGGCGCCGGCCGGATCATTGCCATCGACACGATGGACTGGAAGCTCGAGCTCGCGCGCGATCTCGGCGCGACCGACGCCGTGAACGCCGCCGACAAGGACGCCGTCGGCGAGGTCCTCGAGATGACCGGGGGCGGCGTCGACTACGCCTTCGAGTGCATCGGCCTCCAGCCGACCATCAAGCAGGCCGTCGGCATGATCGCGAAGGGCGGCGCGGCGGTCCTCGTCGGGGTCCTCCCGACGGACCAGGAGGTCCCGATCAACGCGTCGGACCTGACCCTCCAGGAGAAGCGGATCCTCGGTTCGTTCATGGGCTCGAACGCGTTCCGTCGCGACATGCCCCAGTACGTCGACTACTACCTGGACGGTCGCCTGCGGCTCGACGAGATGATCTCCAAGCGCATCCCCCTCGACGAGATCAACCCGGCCTTCGACGCCATGCGTGCCGGTGAGGTCGCCCGCTCCGTGATCGTCTTCGACTAG